Proteins from one Syngnathus scovelli strain Florida chromosome 9, RoL_Ssco_1.2, whole genome shotgun sequence genomic window:
- the LOC125975126 gene encoding thyrotropin-releasing hormone receptor yields MMDNLTTDNVTAGNDTSSSQHNQTLGVWCDYALEYKAVSVFLVSLICGVGMVGNIMVILVVLTTKHMRTPTNCYLVSLAAADLMVLIAAGLPNITDALHGHWVYGYAGCLGITYFQYLGINASSCSITAFTVERYIAICHPIKAQFLCTLSRAKKIIMLVWALTSMYCIMWLFLSDTQTLVYDNAELISCAYKVSRSQYLPIYFIDFAVFYVLPLMLATVLYGLIARILFLNPLPADAKDSTSKWRRGTSKGEGRIISASSSSSSTAASRRQVTKMLAVVVILFALLWMPYRTLVVVNSFFDKAYMDNWFLLFCRLCIYLNSAINPIIYNVMSQKFRTAFKKLCHCRPQHKEKPNSCSVALTYSVIKDTSNGESPDHFTTEMEELNTPSDHLVPTGLPPIANQMLFEEHSILEKGAQT; encoded by the exons ATGATGGACAACTTGACCACAGATAACGTGACAGCGGGGAATGACACGTCTTCGTCGCAGCACAATCAAACCTTGGGTGTGTGGTGCGACTACGCGCTTGAATACAAGGCAGTCAGTGTGTTTTTGGTGTCCCTTATTTGCGGAGTGGGCATGGTGGGCAACATAATGGTCATCCTGGTGGTGCTGACCACTAAACACATGCGAACTCCCACTAACTGCTATCTGGTGAGTCTGGCTGCAGCCGACTTGATGGTGCTTATTGCTGCTGGGCTGCCAAACATCACCGACGCTCTGCACGGACATTGGGTGTATGGATACGCAGGCTGCCTGGGGATCACTTATTTCCAATATTTGGGAATTAACGCGTCCTCTTGTTCCATCACAGCATTCACGGTGGAGCGATACATCGCGATCTGTCATCCCATTAAAGCGCAGTTCCTATGTACTTTATCCCGAGCTAAGAAGATCATCATGCTGGTGTGGGCGCTCACGTCAATGTATTGCATAATGTGGCTCTTTTTGTCAGACACCCAAACTTTGGTGTATGACAACGCTGAGCTCATCAGCTGCGCCTACAAAGTATCCAGGAGTCAATATCTGCCCATTTACTTCATAGACTTTGCAGTGTTTTACGTGCTGCCCCTAATGCTGGCCACAGTTCTGTATGGACTTATCGCCAGGATACTTTTTCTAAACCCGTTGCCTGCGGATGCTAAGGACAGCACCAGCAAGTGGAGGAGAGGAACTAGTaaaggggaaggaaggatcaTCAGTGCAAGctcctccagcagcagcactGCTGCATCTCGCAGacag gTTACCAAAATGCTGGCTGTGGTAGTGATCCTGTTCGCCTTACTTTGGATGCCCTATCGTACCTTAGTAGTGGTCAACTCCTTCTTCGACAAGGCATACATGGACAATTGGTTCTTGCTCTTCTGTCGCCTCTGCATCTACTTGAACAGTGCCATCAACCCGATCATCTACAACGTCATGTCTCAGAAGTTCCGTACTGCCTTTAAAAAGCTGTGTCACTGCAGGCCTCAGCACAAGGAGAAACCTAATTCATGCAGCGTGGCGCTCACCTACAGTGTCATCAAGGATACATCTAATGGAGAAAGTCCTGACCACTTCACTACAGAAATGGAAGAGCTAAACACACCAAGTGACCACTTAGTGCCCACTGGACTCCCGCCAATTGCCAATCAGATGTTGTTTGAGGAGCACTCCATACTGGAGAAAGGTGCTCAAACCTAG